A stretch of Primulina tabacum isolate GXHZ01 chromosome 13, ASM2559414v2, whole genome shotgun sequence DNA encodes these proteins:
- the LOC142521889 gene encoding uncharacterized protein LOC142521889, with translation MPVAASMELEKSRLYRCLLDEFFAEIVRIGWEEEILPPPPNQDVSARVLAGMARLLEQHVGNAARVQPKVVYEWFRRMELEDFSGTTDPFVAEGWIMYLEVMVRDMEYTDRVRCTIYLLKGDTSIWWEGVERGVNLATLTWEGLKRVFYDKYFTADVCSRLKREFMSLRYGDSSVAEFVQKFDRDFNFMPLIENDAAEKLRHLLDCFRPTIRWDVMLVDLIDYTAAFVKAFRAEQSLKDIEWEMQRKRNRAQQSSQHNKKLFIRPSKGQGQQKPGATRQPQKPGAPKKQGHIALNCPKLEAPKNGRAYVIHAEEAEPDTAIIIGRIYLKGLAMNLLLDFGATHSFIYESFVSHLKASPKQLRLGFKVMVPSGEAAQSSLVPHIISCLRARRLRIKRCQAFLATIVSIPYTASRTIEEVEIVKEVPDVFSDNVTGVPPTREVEFSIELMSGTVPISKARYCLAPTKMKELKDQIQELLNKGFIRHSSSPWGGLVLFECSNERTILELLISDSHS, from the exons ATGCCTGTTGCCGCTTCCATGGAGCTCGAGAAGTCACGCCTCTAT agatgcctcctagacgagttCTTTGCAGAGATAGTAAGGATAGGTTGGGAGGAGGAGATTCTACCCCCTCCTCCTAATCAGGATGTTAGTGCTCGTGTGCTAGCTGGTATGGCTCGATTACTGGAGCAGCATGTTGGGAATGCCGCGAGAGTTCAACCAAAGGTAGTTTATGAgtggtttaggaggatggaacTCGAGGACTTTTctggcactactgatccattcgtggctgagggatggattatgTATTTGGAGGTGATGGTTAGGGATATGGAGTACACTGATCGAGTTCGTTGTACCATTTATTTGCTGAAGGGAGACACTTCTATATGGTGGGAGGGAGTAGAGCGAGGAGTGAATCTGGCGACATTGACTTGGGAGGGCTTGAAGAGGGTATTCTATGATAAGTATTTCACTGCCGATGTCTGTTCGAGGTTGAAGAGAGAATTTATGAGTCTCCGCTACGGGGATTCATCTGTTGCTGAATTCGTCCAGAAGTTTGACCGGGACTTTAACTTTATGCCCCTGATTGAAAATGATGCTGCAGAGAAGTTACGTCATTTATTGGATTGTTTCAGGCCGACGATCCGTTGGGATGTGATGCTAGTAGACCTGATTGACTATACTGCAGCTTTTGTTAAAGCCTTTCGAGCTGAGCAGTCATTGAAGGACATTGAGTGggagatgcagcgcaagagaAACCGTGCCCAACAATCCAGTCAGCATAATAAGAAGCTTTTCATCAGGCCTAGCAAGGGACAGGGTCAGCAGAAACCGGGAGCAACGAGGCAGCCACAGAAACCGGGAGCGCCGAAGA AGCAAGGACATATCGCCCTCAATTGCCCTAAGCTAGAGGCACCTAAAAATGGTAGGGCGTACGTCATCCATGCAGAGGAGGCTGAGCCAGACACTGCAATCATCATAG GAAGGATCTACCTTAAGGGTCTAGCCATGAATTTGCTGTTAGATTTTGGAGCTACACATTCCTTTATTTACGAGTCTTTTGTGAGCCATCTGAAGGCCTCACCCAAGCAGTTGCGTTTGGGATTTAAAGTTATGGTGCCATCGGGAGAG GCAGCTCAGAGTAGTCTTGTGCCACACATTATCTCTTGCTTGCGTGCGAGGAGGTTAAGGATTAAGCGATGTCAAGCTTTCCTGGCTACTATTGTCTCGATCCCTTACACTGCCAGTCGGACTATTGAGGAGGTGGAGATCGTCAAGGAGGTTCCTGATGTTTTTTCCGACAACGTGACCGGCGTTCCACCAAcaagagaggtggagttttctatcgagctgaTGTCGGGTACcgtgccaatttctaaggcacgTTATTGTCTTGCACCTACGAAGATGAAAGAgctgaaagatcaaattcaagagttgttaaacaagggttttattcgtcATAGCTCATCTCCATGGGGCGGGCTTGTtctcttt GAATGCAGCAATGAAAGGACTATATTAGAACTTTTAATTTCAGATTCACATTCAtga
- the LOC142521888 gene encoding uncharacterized protein LOC142521888 gives MARFFEQHVGNGAMGRPEPVYERFRRMHPDEFHGTTDPFVAEGWIRSLEVIFCYMDMADADRVRCTIYLLKGDASLWWEGAERGVNMATLTWEEFKRVLNDKYFTSDVRSRLKREFMSLRQGDWTVAEFVQKFDRGCHFVLLIANDAVEKLRHFLDGLRPTIRRDVMLVDPADYTTAVARAFRAEQSLKDIDWEMQRKSNRAQQANQSNKKPYTGPSKQPEPPKPQGQPPKGNVPKTDNKPLCKECNRPHSGKCMWGTYKCFNCGELGHKMVECAKPRQPMTRRVYVMQAAEDET, from the coding sequence ATGGCCCGTTTCTTTGAGCAGCACGTTGGGAATGGAGCAATGGGTAGGCCAGAGCCAGTATATGAGCGTTTCAGGAGGATGCACCCCGATGAGTTCcatggcactactgatccattcgtggctgagggatggattagatcATTAGAGGTAATCTTTTGTTATATGGACATGGCGGACGCCGACCGCGTTCGATGTACTATCTATCTGTTGAAAGGCGacgcttccttatggtgggagggagcggagCGAGGAGTGAATATGGCGACTTTGACTTGGGAAGAATTCAAGAGAGTGCTCAATGACAAGTACTTCACATCCGATGTTCGTTCTAGGCTtaagagagagtttatgagtctccgtcagGGGGATTGGACTGTTGCCGAGTTTGtacagaagtttgataggggctgtcactttgtgctcTTGATTGCCAATGATGCTGTTGAAAAATTACGACATTTTCTAGATGGTTTGAGGCCGACTATTCGACGTGATGTGATGCTTGTCGATCCTGCTGATTATACTACCGCCGTTGCCAGAGCTTTTAGAGCCGAGCAGTCATTGAAGGATATCGATTGGGAGATGCAGCGAAAGAGTAACCGTGCTCAGCAAGCTAATCAGAGTAATAAAAAGCCTTATACGGGACCTTCTAAGCAACCAGAACCACCAAAACCACAAGGGCAACCACCTAAAGGAAATGTTCCAAAGACTGATAACAAACCActgtgcaaggagtgcaatcgtccACATAGTGGgaagtgcatgtggggcacctacaagtgcttcaaTTGCGGAGAGTTGGGACACAAGATGGTGGAATGCGCAAAGCCTAGGCAACCCATGACCAGAAGAGTCTATGTGATGCAAGCTGCAGAGGATGAGACATAG